A window from Chloroflexota bacterium encodes these proteins:
- a CDS encoding carboxypeptidase regulatory-like domain-containing protein, producing the protein MKLEDSPQLDDMSGEIFPHSGEEKPEKKSPARVLLALLGLTLIALAAYNFFASGTAATLMRKGAISGYVMDESNTPLAARVIVFGTSMRGESSTDGYFYLDGVPAGEQSVIFIFGEIGAEVTAQINPGSETDLGNIQIPTDLDLE; encoded by the coding sequence ATGAAATTAGAAGACTCCCCTCAACTTGATGATATGAGCGGCGAAATATTTCCGCACTCTGGGGAAGAAAAACCTGAAAAAAAATCACCGGCGCGGGTGTTGCTCGCGCTGCTCGGTTTAACACTTATCGCTCTGGCAGCTTATAATTTTTTCGCCAGCGGAACTGCCGCCACATTGATGCGCAAAGGGGCTATCAGCGGTTACGTTATGGACGAAAGCAACACCCCCCTTGCCGCCAGGGTCATCGTCTTTGGCACATCTATGCGGGGTGAAAGCAGCACCGATGGTTATTTCTACCTCGATGGCGTTCCCGCCGGAGAACAATCTGTAATTTTCATTTTCGGTGAAATTGGAGCCGAGGTCACGGCTCAAATTAACCCCGGTAGTGAAACAGATCTCGGAAATATTCAAATACCCACAGATTTAGACTTGGAGTAA
- a CDS encoding histone deacetylase, whose amino-acid sequence MLELVYFYPKGHAAHYERDHPERPERVEAMCRALDEIGWWQPYPKLPPVETPAAVLEAVHTPDYLKTLQRASARGQHLDMDTYTTHESWDLAVNAAGGALAVCQTVWSGEARRGFAFTRPPGHHATQNRGMGFCLLNNIALAAEDLLQNAGAQRIAILDLDQHHGNGTQDIFYARGDVFYISTHQSPHYPGTGRVDEIGVGEGEGTTANFPLPAYSGDTAFVTVTDELILPLLERFAPEMILVSYGFDPHWRDPLGNLLLTAGGYKTIIERLCAWADANCQGRIALVLEGGYDLDAAAACAQGVVAALLSQGWDDPLGAPPQPETESWKSMLGQAKNLWEL is encoded by the coding sequence ATGCTCGAACTTGTCTACTTTTACCCCAAAGGCCACGCAGCTCACTATGAACGTGATCACCCCGAACGCCCGGAACGTGTCGAAGCCATGTGCCGCGCCCTGGATGAAATCGGCTGGTGGCAGCCTTACCCCAAATTGCCGCCGGTTGAAACGCCCGCCGCGGTACTCGAAGCGGTCCATACGCCAGATTATCTAAAAACATTGCAGCGCGCCTCAGCCCGCGGCCAGCATCTGGATATGGATACCTACACAACGCACGAATCATGGGATTTGGCCGTCAACGCCGCCGGGGGCGCGTTAGCTGTTTGCCAGACGGTGTGGAGCGGAGAAGCTCGGCGCGGTTTTGCGTTCACCCGCCCGCCGGGACATCATGCCACGCAAAACCGCGGCATGGGCTTTTGCCTGCTCAACAACATCGCCCTGGCCGCCGAAGATTTGCTGCAAAACGCCGGGGCGCAGCGCATTGCCATACTTGATCTCGACCAGCATCACGGCAACGGCACGCAAGATATTTTCTACGCCCGTGGGGATGTGTTCTATATCTCAACGCACCAATCGCCGCATTATCCTGGTACCGGCCGCGTGGATGAGATCGGTGTGGGGGAAGGCGAGGGGACGACAGCCAATTTCCCGCTGCCCGCCTATTCGGGGGATACGGCTTTCGTCACTGTAACCGATGAGTTGATTCTGCCCCTGCTGGAGCGCTTTGCCCCCGAGATGATTTTGGTCAGTTACGGCTTCGACCCGCATTGGCGCGACCCCCTGGGGAATCTGCTGCTGACAGCGGGGGGCTATAAAACCATCATCGAGCGGCTGTGCGCCTGGGCTGATGCCAACTGCCAGGGACGCATTGCCCTGGTTCTCGAAGGTGGTTATGATCTGGATGCGGCAGCGGCCTGCGCCCAGGGTGTGGTTGCGGCGTTGCTTTCTCAGGGATGGGATGATCCTCTGGGCGCGCCTCCCCAGCCCGAGACCGAGTCCTGGAAATCCATGCTGGGGCAGGCGAAAAATCTCTGGGAACTATAA
- a CDS encoding NAD-dependent epimerase/dehydratase family protein, with protein sequence MKILVLGATGFIGGQIARAALDAGWEVSALRRNPNSNGDLDGAPVAWVAGNLADSASLRAAMQGMDIVFHAAAYYPSGTHPRQVPAAVTHARQEIETVLNAVRATQAPRLIFTSTLSTIGQPPPEEKRLADERDIYQPGSMPKNAYYECKIAMENAVLTAEDIDSIVLCPTAVFGPGDVHLTMGKLLIGVARGRIPAWLPGIINAIDVRDVATAHITAAQHGKRGERYILGGYNFTVEEALRQAAHAANMPEPRFEIPLWVTRALVALDDALPFVSISGNHLRALPHWQGYNTAKAQTELDLVPRPFDETVRDALHWFKQKGYL encoded by the coding sequence ATGAAGATACTCGTACTCGGAGCCACCGGTTTTATTGGCGGGCAAATCGCCCGCGCAGCATTGGATGCAGGCTGGGAAGTGAGCGCCCTGCGTCGTAACCCCAACAGCAATGGGGACCTCGACGGCGCGCCTGTAGCGTGGGTTGCCGGAAATTTGGCCGATTCTGCCTCCTTACGGGCGGCAATGCAAGGCATGGATATTGTCTTCCATGCCGCGGCCTACTATCCCAGCGGCACACATCCGCGGCAGGTGCCCGCAGCCGTTACCCACGCCCGGCAGGAGATCGAAACTGTGCTCAATGCTGTGCGCGCAACCCAGGCACCGCGACTGATCTTCACATCCACGCTCTCCACCATTGGGCAACCCCCACCCGAAGAAAAGCGTCTCGCCGATGAACGCGATATTTACCAACCCGGCTCAATGCCAAAAAACGCCTACTACGAGTGCAAAATTGCCATGGAAAACGCCGTGCTGACTGCTGAAGATATAGACTCGATCGTACTCTGCCCCACAGCCGTATTCGGCCCCGGCGATGTGCACCTGACAATGGGTAAATTGCTCATCGGTGTGGCGCGTGGGCGCATCCCCGCGTGGCTACCGGGCATCATCAATGCCATAGATGTGCGCGATGTCGCCACGGCACATATTACCGCGGCGCAACATGGCAAACGCGGCGAGCGTTATATTCTTGGCGGGTATAACTTCACGGTTGAAGAAGCGCTGCGTCAGGCCGCCCACGCGGCTAATATGCCCGAGCCGCGTTTCGAGATTCCACTATGGGTTACGCGCGCCCTCGTCGCTCTCGATGACGCGCTGCCCTTCGTTTCGATTTCTGGCAATCACCTGCGCGCCCTCCCCCATTGGCAGGGCTATAACACAGCCAAAGCGCAGACTGAATTGGACCTGGTGCCGCGTCCCTTTGATGAAACTGTACGCGACGCGTTACACTGGTTCAAACAAAAAGGTTATTTGTGA
- a CDS encoding alanyl-tRNA editing protein translates to MTEALYHIDSYLQEFNATITAIDEENHGIVLDRTIFFPGGGGQPADKGTLTVDGKIYTLKRGKRIGNQLVHLLEGDDPLPAVGAKVHGQLDWEHRYRIMRTHTAMHILCGVIFRDYGASVTGGNMEPLKGRMDFEFETMQKELVEEINQTIIAEVANARPVSWRALPREEAFQIPDLIRTKINLLPEGISEVRVVEIEGLDLQADGGTHVRNTSEVGTIRVTNYKSKGAINKRIYVELD, encoded by the coding sequence ATGACTGAAGCCCTATATCATATTGACAGCTACCTGCAAGAATTCAACGCCACCATCACCGCCATTGACGAAGAGAACCACGGCATCGTGCTCGACCGCACCATCTTCTTCCCTGGTGGCGGTGGCCAGCCCGCCGACAAGGGAACCTTGACCGTTGACGGAAAAATTTATACACTCAAACGCGGCAAGCGTATTGGCAACCAGCTTGTGCATCTGCTCGAAGGCGACGATCCGTTGCCCGCGGTCGGCGCAAAAGTTCACGGACAACTCGACTGGGAACACCGCTATAGAATTATGCGCACGCACACCGCCATGCACATCTTGTGCGGGGTCATCTTCCGCGATTACGGTGCCTCCGTCACCGGCGGCAATATGGAACCGCTCAAAGGCCGCATGGATTTCGAGTTCGAGACGATGCAGAAAGAACTCGTCGAGGAGATCAACCAGACCATCATCGCCGAGGTCGCCAACGCCCGCCCAGTGAGTTGGCGCGCGCTGCCGCGTGAAGAAGCCTTCCAAATTCCCGATCTGATCCGCACAAAAATAAACCTGCTGCCTGAAGGCATCAGCGAAGTGCGCGTCGTCGAAATCGAAGGGCTAGACCTGCAAGCCGACGGTGGCACCCATGTGCGCAACACATCTGAAGTCGGCACGATCCGCGTCACCAATTATAAAAGCAAAGGGGCGATCAACAAGCGCATCTATGTCGAACTCGACTGA
- a CDS encoding FAD-binding oxidoreductase has product MSNSTEILICGAGIAGIAAAYHLSVRHGIRDIILVDERAPLSLTSDKSTECYRNWWPDAPMVSLMNRSIDILEELAEESGNSFHLNRRGYLYLTADPQKISAFEQDTQTPSQLGAGPLRVYRSPREATTYQPSSPEGFRGNPAGADLFLNPVAIQQYFPYLPDTITAALHARRAGWFSAQQLGMYMLDQARAHGVKFVKARVTGVDVSQGRVSAVHLNNDSTIATNHFVNAAGPMLKEVGQMLGLDLPIHTELHLKVAFRDHLGVVPRHAPMLIWTDPQTLQWNAEEQEFLAEDNETGWLLDEMPAGAHTRPEGAGDSDIILLLWEYHTHVVEPVIPPPLDEMYPEIALRGMAALLPRFSEYFERMPQPMLDGGYYTKTQENRPLIGPLPVKGAYIIGALSGYGLMSACGAGDLLAAHITGIELPSYAPSFSLERYQNAEYQKLLEDWGDEGQL; this is encoded by the coding sequence ATGTCGAACTCGACTGAAATTCTGATCTGCGGAGCGGGCATCGCTGGTATCGCCGCTGCTTATCACCTATCTGTGCGGCACGGCATTCGCGATATTATTCTCGTCGACGAGCGCGCCCCTCTCTCACTGACCAGCGACAAATCCACGGAATGCTATCGCAACTGGTGGCCCGATGCGCCTATGGTCAGCCTGATGAACCGCTCGATTGACATCCTGGAAGAACTCGCCGAAGAGAGCGGGAATAGTTTTCACTTGAACCGGCGCGGCTATTTATATTTGACGGCTGACCCGCAGAAAATCTCTGCCTTTGAACAGGACACGCAGACTCCCTCGCAGTTGGGCGCTGGCCCCCTGAGAGTGTACCGCTCCCCGAGGGAGGCCACAACCTACCAGCCATCCAGCCCCGAGGGCTTCCGTGGCAACCCCGCGGGCGCTGATCTTTTCCTAAATCCGGTCGCCATCCAGCAGTATTTCCCCTATTTGCCCGATACCATCACCGCCGCGCTGCACGCCCGGCGGGCGGGCTGGTTCAGCGCCCAACAATTGGGCATGTATATGCTCGATCAGGCGCGCGCTCATGGCGTGAAATTTGTCAAAGCCCGCGTCACAGGGGTGGATGTCTCTCAGGGACGTGTATCAGCCGTCCACTTGAACAACGACTCGACGATTGCAACCAACCATTTCGTCAACGCTGCCGGCCCAATGCTCAAAGAAGTTGGTCAAATGCTGGGACTTGATCTCCCCATCCACACCGAGTTGCATCTCAAAGTTGCCTTCCGCGATCACTTGGGCGTAGTGCCGCGCCACGCCCCGATGCTGATCTGGACCGATCCGCAAACCTTGCAGTGGAATGCCGAAGAACAGGAATTCCTGGCCGAAGATAACGAGACAGGCTGGCTGCTAGATGAAATGCCCGCCGGAGCGCACACACGCCCCGAGGGCGCAGGAGACAGCGATATTATTTTGCTGCTGTGGGAGTATCACACGCATGTGGTGGAGCCGGTTATTCCACCGCCCCTGGATGAGATGTACCCTGAGATCGCTCTGCGCGGTATGGCGGCGCTGCTGCCGCGTTTCAGCGAGTATTTCGAGCGCATGCCCCAGCCGATGCTCGACGGCGGCTACTACACCAAGACCCAAGAGAACCGCCCGCTGATCGGGCCGCTGCCTGTGAAGGGGGCCTATATCATCGGGGCGCTTTCCGGCTATGGCCTCATGTCTGCCTGCGGGGCTGGGGACCTGTTGGCAGCCCACATCACCGGTATTGAATTACCATCGTATGCCCCGTCATTCTCCCTGGAGCGATACCAGAACGCTGAATATCAAAAACTGCTTGAAGATTGGGGAGATGAAGGACAGTTATAA
- a CDS encoding S8 family serine peptidase codes for MKHKQRILTGILIFTTLFALAAPVVQSLVALAADAGEDPQPVIEPELQAQFMVEQEAGYMIQFRHQPNLDLAYELDWETRGRFVINMLQISADNSQQRVRAYLDVKGIDYQSFWINNTILVNVSDQTTFNGLLSFVEIDALRARRRPQLVEPIEDIAAPMNVPNVAQSNIAQIGTAVVWDLGYDGSGIVVANIDTGVRYTHEALVDTYRGNLGDGTYDHNYNWWDPALGGSDREPNDWHGHGSHTMGTILGSGGIGMAPGAQWMACQAFEGNDSELLECGQFLLAPWDLNGQNPDSSRRPHIINNSWGDCVQYLDTWYLGMIESWLAAGIYPVFSNGNSTSCGYASPPGLNTVGNPARYGNVTAVGSTGNTGGVYAPHSNWGPTDDPDVLNPAEYPNLKPQVVAPGVDIRSAARSGDRDYRLMSGTSMSAPHVSGLIALMWDAAPCLIGEYATTESILQVTANPVLYDDGTGNGVRSPNYATGWGEIDALAAVQAAKDYCGADFRIDAAPETVNICAPEAALYDVNINPLLGFDELVTFSVQNKPSGATLHFEPDSLTPPGSSVLTLGATQSIAAGDHEFSVVATSGDLVHTDIVTLHVDQTTPNLPELSFPADGADNISVAPTLRWEAISQAYYYRIEVAADAAFNIILQTAEVVETSYTLPTWLENSTRYYWRVQAGNYCGLSSPTAASFTTRTPVSVLLVDDDDNNPDVRGYYTAALDTLGQSYAVWDTHNSDTEPSAAQLAPYEIVIWFVGDGWKSPAGPGTSGEAALANWLDTGGCLVVSGQDYLWNRQVTDFIGEYLGVASFAGDAAQTSVTGVGEAFSGVGPYSLSYPFYNFSDVLSPTAGVSVALQGDKGSAGLLVDTGVYKTTLWAFPFEAVSPAADRAELLEHTLAWCRSGATEYQIFLPLIEK; via the coding sequence ATGAAGCATAAGCAACGCATACTAACCGGCATACTCATTTTTACAACACTGTTTGCCCTCGCCGCACCCGTTGTGCAATCTTTGGTGGCGCTGGCCGCGGATGCAGGCGAAGACCCGCAGCCTGTGATTGAGCCAGAATTGCAGGCGCAGTTTATGGTGGAGCAAGAAGCCGGATATATGATCCAGTTTCGCCACCAACCCAACCTGGATTTAGCTTACGAGTTAGACTGGGAGACGCGCGGCCGTTTTGTGATCAATATGTTGCAAATATCGGCAGATAACTCACAACAGCGCGTGCGCGCTTATCTCGATGTCAAGGGGATCGATTATCAATCTTTTTGGATTAATAATACCATTCTGGTAAATGTCTCGGATCAAACGACATTTAACGGGCTGTTGAGTTTTGTGGAAATTGATGCGCTACGCGCCCGTCGCCGCCCGCAATTGGTCGAGCCGATTGAAGATATTGCCGCGCCGATGAATGTTCCCAACGTGGCGCAAAGTAATATTGCCCAGATTGGCACGGCTGTAGTTTGGGATTTGGGGTACGATGGTTCGGGGATTGTGGTGGCGAATATTGATACCGGGGTGCGTTATACGCATGAAGCCCTGGTAGATACCTACCGCGGTAATCTGGGGGATGGGACGTATGACCATAATTACAACTGGTGGGATCCGGCGCTGGGCGGCAGCGACCGCGAGCCAAACGATTGGCATGGGCATGGATCGCACACAATGGGCACGATTCTTGGCTCGGGGGGGATCGGCATGGCCCCCGGTGCGCAATGGATGGCCTGTCAGGCGTTTGAGGGTAACGACAGCGAATTGCTCGAATGCGGCCAGTTTTTACTGGCTCCCTGGGATTTGAACGGCCAGAATCCCGATTCGTCCAGACGCCCGCATATTATCAACAACTCATGGGGCGATTGCGTGCAGTATCTCGATACCTGGTATTTGGGCATGATCGAGAGTTGGCTGGCCGCGGGAATTTACCCGGTTTTCTCGAATGGTAATAGCACATCGTGTGGCTATGCTTCGCCGCCGGGATTGAATACGGTGGGCAACCCGGCACGCTATGGCAATGTCACCGCGGTGGGTTCTACTGGCAATACGGGTGGCGTGTACGCGCCGCATTCCAACTGGGGGCCTACCGACGACCCGGATGTACTCAATCCCGCGGAGTACCCGAATTTAAAACCACAGGTAGTTGCCCCGGGCGTCGACATCCGTTCGGCGGCGCGCAGCGGAGATCGCGATTATCGCCTGATGAGTGGCACATCCATGTCGGCGCCGCATGTCAGCGGGTTGATTGCCCTGATGTGGGATGCCGCGCCCTGCCTGATTGGGGAGTATGCCACGACGGAGAGTATTTTGCAGGTCACGGCCAATCCTGTGCTGTATGACGATGGTACGGGTAATGGCGTGCGTTCACCCAATTATGCTACCGGTTGGGGCGAAATTGACGCGCTCGCTGCGGTGCAGGCCGCTAAAGATTATTGCGGGGCCGATTTCCGTATTGACGCTGCGCCCGAAACCGTGAATATCTGCGCGCCAGAAGCGGCCCTGTATGATGTTAATATCAACCCGTTATTGGGCTTTGACGAGTTGGTGACGTTCAGCGTGCAAAATAAACCCTCGGGGGCAACGCTCCACTTCGAGCCGGATTCGCTTACCCCGCCGGGGAGTAGTGTACTCACCCTCGGCGCCACTCAATCCATCGCCGCAGGCGATCATGAATTTTCTGTTGTCGCCACATCTGGCGATCTTGTCCACACCGATATCGTCACGCTGCATGTCGATCAGACTACGCCCAATTTGCCCGAGTTGAGCTTTCCTGCCGATGGCGCAGATAATATCTCGGTGGCGCCGACGTTGCGCTGGGAGGCAATCTCACAGGCCTATTATTATCGTATCGAGGTTGCTGCCGACGCGGCTTTTAACATCATTTTGCAAACTGCCGAAGTCGTCGAAACCAGCTACACGCTGCCAACCTGGCTGGAAAATAGCACGCGTTATTATTGGCGTGTCCAGGCGGGTAATTATTGCGGCCTTTCGTCGCCCACCGCGGCCAGCTTTACTACTCGTACGCCGGTATCGGTTTTGCTGGTGGATGATGATGACAATAACCCCGATGTGCGCGGCTATTACACCGCTGCGCTGGATACGCTGGGGCAATCCTACGCCGTTTGGGATACGCACAATAGCGACACCGAGCCGAGTGCAGCGCAGTTGGCCCCTTATGAAATTGTGATCTGGTTTGTGGGGGATGGGTGGAAATCGCCCGCCGGGCCGGGAACTTCGGGGGAGGCGGCTTTGGCAAACTGGTTGGATACAGGGGGCTGTCTGGTCGTCAGCGGGCAGGATTATTTGTGGAATCGTCAGGTGACCGATTTTATCGGGGAATATCTGGGTGTGGCTTCCTTTGCGGGCGACGCGGCGCAAACCTCAGTAACCGGAGTTGGGGAGGCGTTTTCAGGGGTGGGGCCTTACTCGTTGAGTTATCCCTTCTATAACTTCAGCGATGTGCTTTCGCCAACAGCGGGCGTTTCGGTGGCCTTGCAAGGCGATAAAGGCTCCGCCGGGCTGCTGGTGGATACAGGCGTTTATAAAACCACGCTCTGGGCCTTCCCCTTTGAAGCGGTTAGTCCCGCCGCCGACCGCGCCGAATTGCTTGAACACACCCTTGCCTGGTGTCGCAGCGGAGCGACAGAGTACCAGATTTTCTTGCCCTTGATTGAAAAATGA